The genome window GCCGTATCTGTCCGGCGGTCATCATACCAGTCGAGCCGAGTCGCAAACAATTGCTAGAATGACGACAACTTGTCCAGTCCAGCCCAGGCGGTGAAGCCGCTCGTTCGGGAGGAGCTCGAAGAAGCACGCCGAGCGATCCACGGACTCGTTCACCGAACACCGCTTCTCTCTTCGCGGTCGGTGAGCGAAAGCTGCGGGCTCGAGATCTGGCTGAAGGCGGAGAACCTCCAGAAGACTGGGTCGTTCAAGCCACGCGGCGCTTTCAACAAGCTGTTGCACGTCGATGTTCGCGAACGGGAGCGAGGCGTCGTCACCGCTTCCGCGGGGAATCACGGTCAGGCTCTCGCCTATGTCGCGCGCCATCTTCACATTCCTGCCTTCATCGTGATGCCTGAGACCGCCAACGCCAGCAAAGTGGCCGCGGTCCGGTCCTACGGCGCGGAGGCCATACTCCGGGGAAGGGTCTGGGACGACGCCTACGCCTACTCTCTCGAGCTCGGACGCGAGAGGGGCCTGATGCACGTCCACCCGTTCAAGGATTCTTTCATCATGGCCGGACAAGGCACGATCGCCCTCGAGATCCTGGAAGACTTGCCCGATTTGACCGCTGTCATCGTCCCGATCGGCGGCGGCGGTCTCATCGGCGGCATCGCATCGGCAATGAAGCTCCACCGGCCCGAGGTCCAGGTCATTGGAGTCGAGGCGGAGGGCGCGGCCAACATGTATCGAAGCCACGGTGAGGGGCGAGCCGTCGAGCTCGACGAGGTGAGCACGATCGCCGACGGGCTCGCGACGAAGCATACCGACCCTGACGTCTTCGCCCTCCTCGAGACCGTGGTGGATGATTACGTCACGGTGTCGGACGACGAGCTGCGCGAAGCGATCCGCTTTCTCCTCGAACGAGCGAAGCTCCTCACCGAGCCGTCAGGAGCGGCCGGTGCTGCCGCGGCGCTCACCGGCAAGCTTCACGTTCCCACGGGAGCGAAGACCGCAATCGTGCTCGGCGGCGGCAACTTCGACGTGAAGGGCAAAATGACGATTTCCATTTGAGAGATTGCCCAGGCAATTCGTCGGACTTGGCGAGATCTCGTGCTACACTGATATCGTGTAGCACGGATGGCAGCACATGGCCAATTTGACGATAACAGTTGACGAAGGCGTCCTACGCAAGGCGCGCATACGGGCGCTCGCCCAAGGAAAGTCGGTAAACGCCATTCTCGCAGAGTACCTGAGATCCTATGCGGATCTTCACGCCGCACAGGTGGAGGCAACGCGCGCACTTATCAGGCTGTCACGAAAGTCGAAGAGCGCCCGCGGTGGGCGGCGGTGGACGCGAAACGAGCTCCATGAGCGATAGAGTATTCGTCGATACCAACGTTCTCGTTTACCTTTTCGACTCCGACCAACCAGAGAAACAAGACAGCGCCAGGAATCTCCTGAATCGGCTGGTCAAGGAAGCGACGATTGTCGTGAGCACCCAGGTGCTCCAGGAGTTCTACGTGACGGTCACGATGAAGCTGGCCGAACCGCTTCCTCCGCAAGACGCCATCGATGCGACCAGAGGGATTTCGGCTTATCACGTCGTTCAAGTGGACCCTTCGCTGATTTTCGCCGCGATTAAGCTGCACGAAGAAGAGGGGACTTCTTTCTGGGACGCGATGATCATTCGCGCCGCGTTGGAATCGGGCTGCGAGTTGTTGATGAGCGAGGACATGCAGCATGGACGGCGATTCGGGAATTTGACCGTCGACAACCCCTTCCGTTAGGTCTCAGTGCTTTGCGTCTGTGCGACTCAGCGCCTAGCGTCGAATCTTACCTACCAGCCTCGCACCGGACGCCACTCGTCGACGACGCTTTTACCACGCAGGACGTGGTATCGATCGAAGAGTGCCGCCGCTAGGCACGAATGATTGGGCACGATCCGGAGCTTCGTACCGATTCCGAAGCGATGGGGCGCGAGCGGCTCTTCT of Vicinamibacteria bacterium contains these proteins:
- a CDS encoding threonine/serine dehydratase is translated as MSSPAQAVKPLVREELEEARRAIHGLVHRTPLLSSRSVSESCGLEIWLKAENLQKTGSFKPRGAFNKLLHVDVRERERGVVTASAGNHGQALAYVARHLHIPAFIVMPETANASKVAAVRSYGAEAILRGRVWDDAYAYSLELGRERGLMHVHPFKDSFIMAGQGTIALEILEDLPDLTAVIVPIGGGGLIGGIASAMKLHRPEVQVIGVEAEGAANMYRSHGEGRAVELDEVSTIADGLATKHTDPDVFALLETVVDDYVTVSDDELREAIRFLLERAKLLTEPSGAAGAAAALTGKLHVPTGAKTAIVLGGGNFDVKGKMTISI
- a CDS encoding PIN domain-containing protein, translating into MSDRVFVDTNVLVYLFDSDQPEKQDSARNLLNRLVKEATIVVSTQVLQEFYVTVTMKLAEPLPPQDAIDATRGISAYHVVQVDPSLIFAAIKLHEEEGTSFWDAMIIRAALESGCELLMSEDMQHGRRFGNLTVDNPFR